GCACAATAATAACAACAGCACTGAAATCCATAGATAAAGAGTGTCTTCTATCACTTCCATCAATATTTACAGTTGCTAAATCCATATTTTCAGCATCAACTAATGCATCTTTTAGAATATTTGCAGCTTCAATTTCAGTATCTGATTTAACACCAAGTTTTTCAATTATAATACCATAAAGCATTACTGTAATCATTGGGAAAAGCGATGCAAAAGCAATAAGTCCAAATCCATCAATTAAAGGACTTCTTCCTTCAATATTTGTAGCAAGACCTATACCAAGTGCAGCAACAAGAGGAACAGTTACAGTTGAAGTAGTAACTCCACCACTATCATATGCAATCGGAATTATATATTTTGGTGCAACAAAAGTTAAAATTATTACAACTATATATCCAACTATAATATAATAGTGAATATGTCCACCATCAACAATTCTAAATGCCCCAAGAGCAATACCAATAGCAACACCAAGAGCAACAAATAATCTTAAAGCAAAATCATTTATCTTACCATCACTAATCTCTTTTGCTTTTTTAGCAATAGCCATAAGTGCTGGTTCTGCCATAGTTGTAGAAAATCCAATTGCAAAAGCAAAAGCATAAACAACAAAAATAGACTCTCTTTTTGTTAGTTGATAAGCCATTGTCTCTCCAAGAGAGAATAGACCCATTTCAAGACCTAATATAAAAGCATATAACCCAATAATAACTAATACAAAACCTAAAAATACAGTTTTTATATTATGGATACTCTTTTTTAATACAAGATATTGGAAAAATAGAATAATTGCTAAAATAGGAATTACATCTTTTGTAACAGAAACTAATCCAGTAATTACTTTCATTACGGTAATTTGAGCTACATTTGAAACAGTTGCATCAACTGTAATTGTTGCTACATCTTTTGCATCAACTAAGTTATAAACTGCAATTCCATAGATTTGTACAAAAATCATTGGAGTTAAAGAAGCAAAAGCAATAAGTCCAAATCCATCAATCACTGGATTTCTATCTTTTATAGAAGTTGCTAGACCAATACCCAGTGCAGCAACAAGTGGAACAGTAACTGTTGAAGTAGTAACTCCACCTAAATCATACGCAAGACCGATAATCTCTTTTGGAGCAAAAAAAGTAACTCCCACAACTAAAAGATATCCAACTATAATATAGTAATGAATTGGATGACCTTTTATAATTCTATATACACCTAATAATATTGCAAATCCAACCGAACCTGCAACAACTAATCTTAGTATAGTTGAATCAATTCTTCCACTTGAAATTGCAGCCGCTTTATCTGCAATTACTGCAAGTGCTGGTTCTGCAATAGTTGTACCAAAACCTATTAAAAATCCAAAGAATAGTATCCATACAACTTTTCCACTTTTTGCAAAGTCTCTTGCTAAGCCCTCTCCAACTGGAAAAATTCCAATCTCTAACCCTTGTAAAAAAATAGCAAGACCAACTCCAACAATAGTTAATCCAAGTGCAGTTGAAACCCAATTATCTGGAACTGACTGAATAATTGCAAGTTGAAAAAATAGAATTACTACAATAATTGGTAGTAAATCTCTAAATGAATCTTTTAATAAACGTAAAAAGAAATTAAACTGTGCCATTAACTGTTCCTTCTACGTATTGCCTAAACCTTTGTAAATCGTTATTCTTCCCTACGATAACCAATATGTCTCCTTCATCAATTTTGTGATTTATTCCTTTTGTTTTAAAAATAAATTTGTCGCCTAACTCCTTATCCATTATACCAAGAAGAAGGATGTTATATTGCTTATGAACTTTAATATTTTTTAAATATTTTTGATTAAATATAGAATTTTTGTTTATATAAATTTGTGAGATATTTAAATCTGATTTTGTAAATAATATATCATCTAAAACTTTCGTCATAAGTGGTTTTGTAAGATTTCTATATATTTTAAGAGCACCTAAATCATTTGGATTTAGAACTTTTGTAGCTCCTGCAACTAATAGTTTTTTTGATTCTGCTTTTGTTCTTGAAACTGCTATAATTTTTAGCTTACTATTTAAATTTCTAACTGATAAAGTTACAAAAAGATTGTTTTTATCACTTTTGCTTACACAAAAAATTGAATCAATTTCATTTTCAATTCCTAAAGAGATTAACTCATCATCATTTAAAAGAGTATAATTATATATTTCAAACTCATCTTTTTTAGCTTTTAAAAGATTCTCTTCATCAAAATCAACGACTAATACTTCATAATTTTTATCTTTTAATGTTGCTGCAATTTTTGAACCCAATGAAGTATATCCATAAACTATAACTCTATTTTTCATCTTCTATAGCCTTTAGGAATTTCGTACTAAAAAAGTTTGTTTTTAACTCTTTGATTGAACTTTTATAGCCAATGACTATCAAAATGTCATTTTCTTTTATAGTATATTTTATATTTATAGGATTAAATACAAATTTGTGATTGTGTTTTGTATCAATAACACCAATTAATACAATATTATAATCATCAAAATCAATTTTGTTTATATCCAATCCTATTATTTGCATACCTTCAACAATTTCTATTTCATCAACTTCAGCTGAAATATCTTCATTTAATAAAATACCATAAAGAGCATCAAAAGCCACAGGTTGACCTATATATTCACTTGCAACTAAAGCACTTACTTGATTTGGATTAATTAAAAAATTTGCACCTGCAAGTTTTAATTTACTTTCAACTTCAATATTATTTACCAAAGTTATTATTTTTATATTAGAATCAAGTGTTCTTGCTCCTAAAACTGTAGATAAATTTATAGCATCATCTTCAAATAAGCATATTATTGTATCTGCACTTTTTCCAACACCAACTCTTTCTAAAAAATCCATATCAGTACAATCACCACAAACTGCTAAATAATTTTGCTCTTTTGCTAATGCAATTTTTTCTGGATTTTCATCAATCACTAAAATCTTTTTTTTAGTTTTACATAACTCTTCAATCAAACTTCTTGAAATAGTTCTATATCCACATACAATGATAAACTCTTTTAGTTTCTCAACTTCACTTTCTATTCTATTTTGTTTTATATGTTCCATTCTTTCAGCTAATGCTGTTGTCAAAATAGAAGTACTAAAAGCAATTACTAAAAATCCATTTATTACTAATATTAAAGTTACAAATTTTCCTTCTGGTGTAATTGGAACAATATCTCCATATCCAACAGTAGAAATAGTAATCAAAGACCAATAAACAGCATCAAAAAAGTTATTTACATTTGGATTTTGTCCAACTGGCCCTTCATAAATAAACATAATTGTAGAACCAAAAAATATAACAACACCACTTAAAATAGCCAAGGTATAAAGTTCAAATTTTCTTTCTTTAAAAATTCGTAAAAACTCTTTTAGTGAATTTGTGTATCTTAATATTTTAAATAATCTAAACAATAAAAATATTCTAAGAACTCTTAATGGTCTATATGCTGGTAATATTGCTAATAAATCTATAATAGACATAGGAGATAGTATAAATTTAAGTTTCTCTTTAAAAGCTGTTTTTATCGAGTTTCCTAACTTATAATTTGTAGCTAAAAATAAAGACTCTTCATAATCTTGAATAACTATTTTTCTAGTATCATTATATACCCAAAGTCTTCCTAACCACTCAATAATAAAGACAATAATTGCTGCATATTCATAATTATCAAATAGGTCTAAGTGAGAATGATTTACTTCATAGATAAGTATTCCTATTGTACTTATTACTAAAAATATCATAAAAAAATCAAAATATTTTTTATATCTATATTTACTATTTTCTAATATATTTCTTGTAAAAGTTTTAAAACCTGTATAAATGGAAGAATTATCTAAAAAGTAAAAAAATTTAACTATGCTATTTTTCATATGTTTTTCACTGCAAGAGATAAACTCTCTTGCATATTATTAAATTTGATGGTCATGCTTTGCAGCCAATCTTTCTTTTTGAGAAAGATAAGAGTTTAAAGCACCAATATAAGCTTTTGCTGTTGCTACCATTGTATCAACACTTAATCCATGTCCAACAAAAGAAGGTGAAGTTTCATCAAAAACAACTCTTGTAGTAACTTTTGCTAGCGCATCTTTTCCTTCTGTTACAGAAGTTACATTATAACTTTGTAACTCTCCACTATATCCTGTTAATCTATCGATTGTTTTAAAGATTGCATCCATTGTTCCATTACCAATATTTGCATCTGTTAATAATTCATCATTAAATTTAATTGATACAGCTGCTGTTGGCACACCATTTGAACAATCACTAATTTGTAAAGCATCTAATTCATAGATTTTATCTTGATTTAAAGACTCATCAGTAATTAACATTCTTACATCATCATCTGTAACATCTTTTTTCTTATCTGCTAATACTTTGAATTTTTCAAATGCTGAATTTAACTCTTCATCACTTACTTTATCAAAACCTAATTGAGTGATTTTATCTCTAAATGCGGCTCTACCACTATGTTTTCCTAAAATTAATGTAGAATCTTTAATAACTCCAACATCTTCAGGTTTCATAATTTCATAAGTCTCTTGATGTTTCAATACACCATCTTGGTGAATTCCACTTTCATGAGAGAATGCATTTTTACCAACAATTGCTTTGTTTTGTTGTGGCTCAACACCTGTAATAGTTGCAACTAATCTTGAAGTGGCATAAAGTTCTTTTGTGTTTATATTTGTATATAAATCACCAAAAGCATCTTTTCTTGTTTTAATAGCCATTACAGCCTCTTCTAAAGCAGAGTTTCCTGCTCTTTCACCTAATCCATTAATTGTAACTTCAATTTGTCTAGCACCACTTGCAACTGCTGCTAAAGTATTTGCTGTTGCTAATCCTAAGTCATTGTGATTATGTACTGAAATAATTGCTCTATCTCCTGCAAAATCACTTAACTCTTTAATCATTGCAGATAATTCTGTTGGTAATCTATATCCCACTGTATCTGGTAAATTAATAGTAGTTGCACCTGCACCAATTACAGCATCCATTACCTCTTTCATAAAAGGAATTTCACTTCTTCCTGCATCTTCTAAAGAAAACTCTACATCATCAACAAAAGTTTTTGCATATTCAACTGCTCTAATTGCTCTTTTGATTACTTCTTCTTCACTCATTTTTAATTTATATTTCATATGAATTGGTGAAGTTGCAATAAATGTATGAATTCTTTTTAATCTTGCATTTTGTACTGCTAATCCAGCTTGTTTAATGTCATTTTCTACTGCTCTACTTAATGAACAGATTGATGATTTCTCAACTTCTTGTGCAATTCTACTTACTGCATCAAAATCTCCAGGGCTTGCTGCAGCAAATCCTGCTTCAATAACATCAACACCTAATTTTTCTAACTGTCTAGCAACTTTAATCTTCTCTTCTGTGTTCATTGAACAACCAGGACTTTGTTCTCCATCTCTTAACGTAGTATCAAATACGTATATTCTATTTTTATCCATGATTTTACCTCTTAAAAAGTATATTATTATATCTATTTTTCAATAAAGAAAAAAAACTAATTATTTATTTTGTGATTTATTTTGTATATATTATATATATTAGAGTGATTTAGAAAGTAGAAGAAGAGTATTAACACTTTTTATAAAATGATTATTGTAGAAATCGAATATTTTCATTTTCCTCTCCTTAGAATTGCCAAATTATATTTTAAAAATACCAAATTGTCAAGGTTTATCTAGTTGTTTTTTTCAATTTTATGATAAAACAAACACCATTTGGTATATCTTCTATATTTATTTCACCATTCATATTGTTTTCAATTATTGTTTTTGTCATATAAAGACCTATTCCCATACCTTTACCCTCTTCTTTTGTTGTAAAATATGGTTCAAATATTTTGTCTTTTATCTCATCTTTTATTCCACCTGCATTATCTTCTATTTCAATAATAACATCATTTTGTGATAAGAAACTATGAACTTTTATTTTACCTTCACTTATATTATTTTCAAGTATTGCATCTTTTGCATTTGAAATAATATTTAATATAGTTTGTGAAAATTCATTTTCAAACCCATATACTTCTAAATTATTATCAAAAGAAGTTTCTAGCTGAATTTTATTTTTTTCTAGTGTTGCTTCCATTAAATAGATAGCTTTTTTTATTGTTTCATCTACTTTAAAAACCTCTTTTTGTTTATCTGGTTTAAAAAAGTTTCTAAAATCATCAATTGTGTTTGACATATTTTTTGTAAGCATATTTGCTTTATCTATACTTTTAGATAAATTCTCTTTATTTAACTCACCCATACTATATGAAAATTCAATATTTTGAATAACCAAGCCTAGAGCATTTAAAGGTTGCCTCCATTGGTGAGCAATATTTCCTATCATCTCTCCCATTGATGCTAATTTACTTTGTTGAATTAGTATTTGTTCTTGTTTTCTTTGTTTATTTATCTCTTCTTTTACTCTCTTTTTCAAAGTATTATTCAACTTTTTTAGTTGAGCATTTATAATTTTTTCTTCTCTAACTCGTCTAAAAATATAAAAAATTGAAATAACTCCAAAAACCATAAGTAATAATAAAAATTCATCTAACTCATACTTTTCATGTGTTTTTAAAAAAAACATCAATTTTTCAAAAGCATCATAATGTCCAAGGACTAACCAAATTAAAATTGAAAGAACAATCAAAACAATTAAATCATTTATACTTTTTAAATTATTAAACATATTAAATCCTTAATCCTGTTTTGGTAACTCTATAACAAACGAGATACCAGAAGGGATATCTTGAATAAAGATTCTACCTTGCATATTGTTCTCAACAATAGTTTTTGTCATATATAATCCAATACCTGTTCCTTTCCCTTCCTCTTTTGTTGTGAAGTATGGTTCAAATATCTTTTCTTTTATACTCTCTTCTATCCCTCCTGCATTATCTTCTATCTCTATTATTACATTATCTACTGTTTGATGTGCTTTTATTCTTATCTTCCCATCTTTTATATCTTTCTCTACTATTGCATCTTTTGCATTTGATAATATATTTAGTATTCCTTGTGAAAACTCATTTTCAAATCCATATACTTTGATATTTTCTTCTATATCTTCTTCTAATTGTATTTGATGATTATGTAATGTTGATTCCATTAGATATATTGCTTTTTTTATTGTTTTTGCTACATCAAATAACTCTTTTTCTTTATTTGGTTTAAAAAAGTTTCTAAAGTCATCTATTGTTTTTGACATATTAGTTGTCAGCATATTTGCTTTATCTACACTTCTTTGTAGAAACTCTTCATTTAAATCTCCCATTTTGTATGCAAATTGGATATTTTGCATTACTAATCCTAGGGCATTTAATGGTTGTCTCCATTGATGTGCTATATTTCCTATCATCTCTCCCATTGCTGCTAATTTACTCTGTTGGATTAGCATTTGCTCTTGTTTTCTTTGTTTATCTATTTCTTGAGCTACTCTTTTTTCTAATGTTTTATTTAACTCTTTTTCTTTTTTAATATGAAGCTGAAGTTTTTCAGCCATACTATTAAAAGATTTTTCTAGTCTTCCTATCTCATCTTCAGAAGTTCTTACTATTCTATAATCTAGTTCATTTTCTGAAAATTTCTTTGTTCCTATTAATAATCTTTCAATTTTAGAAGTAATATATTTTGATATCCAAAGTGCAATAACAATAACTATTACAATCATAATAAATGTAATAATTGTCAATTCATTTACTAAAGTATTTATAAAATCTTTTATCTCAGAATCATTTTCATCAACAATCTCTTTCATATTATGAGCTTGTTCTTTCAAGATTTTTCGTACATCATTTTTTGTTTCATTTGCAGCTGCGTGAAATTCATCAACATTTGCACCAATAGTAACAAAACCAAAACCTCTTTTGCTATTTTTATATTTGCCTGTATAATAAGGAATTGTAGCAGCTGTTGTTAGCTTCCACACTTTACTCCAATATATGATAAAAGAACCATATCCACCATTTTGTGTAACTTCCATCCAACCTTTACATTGTGGAGCAAAATTTAAATATCTACAATCTAATCCTAAGCTTCCATCATCTTTTATTTGCTTAAGATTTGGTTGCTTTTTTAAACTTTGGTTTTCATATTTAGGATACTCTTTTAAAAAATCATTTATCTGTTTATTTGAGTTATAATATTTATTTGCTATATCTTTACTAAGCCAAGGCATTTGAGGTTTTCCAGTTTTGGGGTCATATCCATAAATAAAATAATCTCTTGGATGTGAAATATTTTTACCTTCATAATTCCACATAAAAGCATAGTTTCCTTTGCTAGCATCTGAAATATCTTGTTCTAAACTTTTTCCAGAAGGATTTACAGTATCTGTAAACTGCATAATATGCTCATGGTCCAAAGCTAAACTCAAATATCCAACTTTTTTATTATTTTTAAAAACAGGAGTAATAAATCTTATAATTCCTTCAAATTTTTTGCCCAAAGGATTTTCTTTTCCTGCATATGCATATTTTTCTGGTTCAAACTTTATATTTGCAGCTTTTGCTTTCTCTTTTGTAAATGTTCCAATTATTTTACTATTTACACTTTGTCCTATTACATCACTTACATAAATTTCATCTTTTTTTAAATCTTTTATTTTTGAAAAGTAGTTTTCAGAATGAATATATGTATTTTGTTTTTTTGAGATATCTAATAGTTTTGAGTTAATTTGACTTTTTTTATAAATCTCTTTTCCATTCAAATCAAAAAAGCTAACCTCTTTATAAATAGGTATTTTTATTTTATTTAAATTTTTTGGGTCAATGTAATTAAACTCTCTTTGATTATCAATTAATGTAGATTTTCTAATAGGTTTATTGTTATTTACTTTTTTATCTAATTTATAGGTTTTAGATTCATCATCATAATGATACTTTCCATGAACAATAATATCTCTTTTTTTACTATTATAAAATTCATTTATTAAGTTCTGATTCAAATCAAGTTTTGATAAAAATATAATATCTTCATCTCTTTGATATAAAAAATTAGCTACATTATTTGCAATTTCATGACTCAAAAGTTCTAAAGATTCTTGTGATTTTTTATCTAGTATTTTTATACTATCACTTATTGATTCATTTGCAGTATTTAAAATAATCTCTTTACTTTGATTAAAAAGGTATTTCGTACTATCTTTTAAATACTCATCAAGTTTCATCACACCTTGATAAGCAATATAAGATACTAAAAGAAGAGGAATTACTTTTATTACTATGAATATTAAGATTAATTTTACACGAATACTTAATCTTTTCATTCTATTTTCCATCAGTTATTTCTAAAATATCTTTTAATTTTTGCATTAATTCATTATTTGAAATATTGTTATTTAAATCATCAATTAATTTACTTGTAATTTGACTTATTTTTTCAAGCTTATCTTCATTTTTATCTACAAAAAGAAGTACACTTTTATCCATACTTTCAAAATATTTGTAAGTCACATAGAACTCTTGATAAATAAAAATATCACTACTATTCTTTTTCACTTTTAAAAGATGCTTTTTATTTTGATTATGAACTAAATAATCAAACCAACCCTTTCCTAGTTTTAATTCATCTATTTGCATTAAAGATTCATTCTGTATTAATTCATTATTAAATGCTTCTAAATTGGCATAACCTAAAAAAGAAAGGAACTGTTTACTTACATACTCTATATTTGATGAGTTCATAATAAACATAAAAGTAGAGTTATTATCTAATATAAATTGAATATAATCTTCATATATACTCTGTTCGCAGTGTAGATTTTTTATATATAAACTCTTTTTGATTATGGCTAATATCTCATTTAGATTTACAGGTTTTAATAAATACTTATCAATACCTAACTCAATTGCACGAACTAAATATGAAGTTTCTGTAAATGCAGTAGTTAGAACAATTGGCATACTAGGAGATATTTCAATTATCTTTTCTGCCATTTCAAGACCATTCATACAAGGCATTTGAATATCAGTTATTACGATATCAATTGAGTGTTTTTTAAATAGTTCTAACCCTTCTTGTCCATTTTTAGCAACAATAACCTCTTTTACATATTTACTTAAAAAATATGTAATCTCTTCAGATGTCATTGCATCATCTTCTACATATAAAACTGTTATTTCATTAAATTTTTCATTTGTAATATCTAGCATTTTTAATCTTTAAACTTTTCTCTAATTTCTAAAAACTCATCAATATTTTCAAAGAAAATATCAACTAAATTAGGATCAAAATGCTTACCTCTTTCTTTATGAAATAAGTCTAAAATATTCTCAATAGGCCAAGACTTTTTATAACTTCTATCACTTCCCAATGCATCAAATACATCAGCAATAGCAGTTATTCTTCCAAAAATAGGAATGTCAGAACCTTTTAAACCTTGTGGATATCCCGAACCATCCCATTTTTCATGGTGAGAATGAGAAATTTCTGCTGCTGCTTTCAAAATTGGTCTTGAAGAGTTTTTTAATATATCATAACCAATTTTTGCATGTGTTTGCATAATCTCCCACTCTTTTTCATCAAGCTTACCTGGTTTATGTAATATTGCATCTGGAATTGATATTTTTCCAATATCATGCATTGGAGAAGCTGTAAAAACTGTATTTATATCTTCATCACTTAGTTCTAATTTTGTAGCTAAAAGTTTTGAATACTCGGCAACTCTTTTTACGTGTTGACCTGTCTCTTCACTTCTACTTTCAGAAATTTCACCAAGTTTATAAATAATTTCTCTTTGAGTATCTTCTAACTCTTTATGTAGTTCTACAATCTCAGTAATATCATGTCTAATACCCATATACTCAAAAATATTTCCATCTAAATCTTTAAGTGGATATGTATAAACATCACAGTATAAAAGCTTTTTATCTTTTGTCTCATTTACAATGATACCTTTTCTTCCATTTTCAGAAAAAATATCTTCTACTGTCTTTTCATACTCTTCTTGAGTTAAATTAGGCTGCTTTAAAAAAGAATAATCTTGTCCAATTAACTCTTCTCTTGAAAAACCAGTTGCTTCAATAAAAGCATCATTAACATGCTCAATTTTTCTATCTATACTTATTCTAATAATTATATTGTTTTTATTAATTGCATCTTTATATTGATTTAATACATTTATTGAGTCTTTTAAATCAAGTGATGTTTTTTCAGTTTGAGTTTTAAAATACTCTTTTGTTTCTCGTAAATATGTAATATCATTTGATAAAGAGATATACTCTAAAATATTTCCATTTAAATCTAAAATTGGTTTTACAATAGTATCTAAGTAGTAAGTATAACCATCTTTTGAATAGTTTTTAAATTCACCTTGCCACAACTTTTTTTCATCTTTTATTACATGCCATATTTCTGAATAATATGTAGTATCAACATCTGGATGTCTTACTAAGCTATGTGGTTTTCCAATTATTTCTTCTCTTGAATAACCAGAGATTTTTAAAAATGGTTCATTTACATAAGTTATTATTCCATTTGGGTTAGTTTTTGAAATGATAGAACGTTCATCAACTATATCTTTATACTGAGAAAGAGTATTGAACATTTCTTTATTTTCTCTTTCTAAAATTACATTTTTAGAAACAGAAAAAAGATTTTCTATAAGAATTTTTAAATTAATTGGTTTTGTAATATAGTTTGAAATACCAAGATTAATAGCTTCAAATAAATATTTAGTATCATTAAATGCCGTTGTAATAATGATAGGTGTTTGTGGTGATATTTTTTTTACTTCATTTGCTAATTCTAATCCTGTCATTACTGGCATTTGAACATCTGTGATAATAATATCTATTTCATTTTCGTTAAATACTTCTAATGCTTGTTTACCATTTTTTGCCGTATATAAATTTCTTACTTTTGATTGTAAAAAATAGCTCACTTCTTCCATTGCACTTAAATCATCTTCAACATATAAAAGATTAATCTGCTTTAAATAACTTAGTATTTCATCAATATTATTCATTCTGTTCTCCATATAATAGTGTCACTATTATATAAAAATAAATTTTATTTTTATATTATTATATTGATTATATCATAAGAAAGCAACAAAAAAGTATTTTATTTATGCTATTTTTGTCCCAACTTCTATTTTTTGACCAATTTGTAAAGATAGTTCAATTTCTTTGTTGATAAATAAAATAACTTCACCTTGAGTAAATACTCCAATTTTAGTAAATATATTTACATTTTCATCTATAAAATTTAAAGCTAAATTATTTGTAGCAGTAGAACTTAACAATTCTACTTTTATATCTTTTTGTTCAAAAATAAGTTTTTCATTAAGTTTTTTTGATTTTTTTTCATTTAGAGGTAGATTTATTCCTCTTTTTAAATATGTAAGTTTTAATTCTCCTGTTTGAGGAGCAAGTAAAATAGAGTTATCAAATAATGATGTATTTATATATATAATTTTATATTTTTCATCAAAATCAATTGCATGAACTACTCCACTAATTGGAGAAATAATTTTTGCATCTTGATTAATATCTATTTTTTGATTTCTAAATATATAAAGGGATAAAAAGAAGATAAGCAAAAAAAGTGCAGATAAGAATTCTAAGTGTAAAAGATGCAAAATAATTGCAACAACAAAAAGTGATAAAATCACTCTTTGTCCCTCTTTTAGAATATACTTATCTACAAAACACATCTAATTAGTCTTTCTTAGAATCTTCTTCATTTATATTTTCTGAAGAGTTTTCATCAGAAGATAAAGGTTCATCTTCTTTTGGTTCTTCAGTAGTAGTC
This DNA window, taken from Arcobacter sp. CECT 8986, encodes the following:
- a CDS encoding response regulator, which gives rise to MLDITNEKFNEITVLYVEDDAMTSEEITYFLSKYVKEVIVAKNGQEGLELFKKHSIDIVITDIQMPCMNGLEMAEKIIEISPSMPIVLTTAFTETSYLVRAIELGIDKYLLKPVNLNEILAIIKKSLYIKNLHCEQSIYEDYIQFILDNNSTFMFIMNSSNIEYVSKQFLSFLGYANLEAFNNELIQNESLMQIDELKLGKGWFDYLVHNQNKKHLLKVKKNSSDIFIYQEFYVTYKYFESMDKSVLLFVDKNEDKLEKISQITSKLIDDLNNNISNNELMQKLKDILEITDGK
- a CDS encoding HD domain-containing phosphohydrolase, giving the protein MNNIDEILSYLKQINLLYVEDDLSAMEEVSYFLQSKVRNLYTAKNGKQALEVFNENEIDIIITDVQMPVMTGLELANEVKKISPQTPIIITTAFNDTKYLFEAINLGISNYITKPINLKILIENLFSVSKNVILERENKEMFNTLSQYKDIVDERSIISKTNPNGIITYVNEPFLKISGYSREEIIGKPHSLVRHPDVDTTYYSEIWHVIKDEKKLWQGEFKNYSKDGYTYYLDTIVKPILDLNGNILEYISLSNDITYLRETKEYFKTQTEKTSLDLKDSINVLNQYKDAINKNNIIIRISIDRKIEHVNDAFIEATGFSREELIGQDYSFLKQPNLTQEEYEKTVEDIFSENGRKGIIVNETKDKKLLYCDVYTYPLKDLDGNIFEYMGIRHDITEIVELHKELEDTQREIIYKLGEISESRSEETGQHVKRVAEYSKLLATKLELSDEDINTVFTASPMHDIGKISIPDAILHKPGKLDEKEWEIMQTHAKIGYDILKNSSRPILKAAAEISHSHHEKWDGSGYPQGLKGSDIPIFGRITAIADVFDALGSDRSYKKSWPIENILDLFHKERGKHFDPNLVDIFFENIDEFLEIREKFKD
- a CDS encoding sensor histidine kinase; the encoded protein is MKRLSIRVKLILIFIVIKVIPLLLVSYIAYQGVMKLDEYLKDSTKYLFNQSKEIILNTANESISDSIKILDKKSQESLELLSHEIANNVANFLYQRDEDIIFLSKLDLNQNLINEFYNSKKRDIIVHGKYHYDDESKTYKLDKKVNNNKPIRKSTLIDNQREFNYIDPKNLNKIKIPIYKEVSFFDLNGKEIYKKSQINSKLLDISKKQNTYIHSENYFSKIKDLKKDEIYVSDVIGQSVNSKIIGTFTKEKAKAANIKFEPEKYAYAGKENPLGKKFEGIIRFITPVFKNNKKVGYLSLALDHEHIMQFTDTVNPSGKSLEQDISDASKGNYAFMWNYEGKNISHPRDYFIYGYDPKTGKPQMPWLSKDIANKYYNSNKQINDFLKEYPKYENQSLKKQPNLKQIKDDGSLGLDCRYLNFAPQCKGWMEVTQNGGYGSFIIYWSKVWKLTTAATIPYYTGKYKNSKRGFGFVTIGANVDEFHAAANETKNDVRKILKEQAHNMKEIVDENDSEIKDFINTLVNELTIITFIMIVIVIVIALWISKYITSKIERLLIGTKKFSENELDYRIVRTSEDEIGRLEKSFNSMAEKLQLHIKKEKELNKTLEKRVAQEIDKQRKQEQMLIQQSKLAAMGEMIGNIAHQWRQPLNALGLVMQNIQFAYKMGDLNEEFLQRSVDKANMLTTNMSKTIDDFRNFFKPNKEKELFDVAKTIKKAIYLMESTLHNHQIQLEEDIEENIKVYGFENEFSQGILNILSNAKDAIVEKDIKDGKIRIKAHQTVDNVIIEIEDNAGGIEESIKEKIFEPYFTTKEEGKGTGIGLYMTKTIVENNMQGRIFIQDIPSGISFVIELPKQD